The following nucleotide sequence is from Apodemus sylvaticus chromosome 2, mApoSyl1.1, whole genome shotgun sequence.
AAAGTAACTTGTCTCAGAGGAAGGTCATGTTGACACATACTCTTATGTTATTTATGATATTTGTTAAACTTATAATGTTCAACAAAAtttacataggacccatcaaattaatgGTCAATAGACACTCTTATATCTAAAATGACCTAATCAGAAATGAGCACTGGATACTTCCTACAACTTCATAGAAGCTACATGTAATTTgggttttctatttgtttgtttgtttgtttttgttttttgctttagaaGTTGATGAATATAGATATTTGTAGCCATGGCTCAGCTCCCAAAATCTGATATGTGGTCCTGTTCAATCAGTATTATCTTCTACATTCATTAATCCATCCCTATTTATTTGAGAAAGgtgtttttctggtttgtgggGCCAATCATGAACCCAAGCACAAGGTGTTAGGCCCTTGCTCTGTGCACTAACATACATCTATTACATTTTCATACACCCTTACCaattttgactattttattttgttttgacatAATATCATTTTATAGATTATAGAGGGCAATAAGCAATCCCCCTTTGGTGACACTGCTGCAGAAATGAGACTCTGCCTGAGGGCCTTTCCATTGGTGGCTCCAATATTTTACTTTCCTCTGTCAACTGATCTCCAGACTCTTGCCAGAACCATGAGGACTgcaactctgtctctgtctctgtctctgtctctctctcttctgtctctctctctctctctgttaagtCATCTTGGGGCAGCTTTAAAAAAGCTAAGCACAAGATATCTTgaatgaggcccctaacacacatccacatattaaCCTGCCCTGCAGGCTCTGCCTGGATGTAATTTCATGCACCTGTACCAAAGACAGGAGAACTTTTGATTGCACTTAAGAACTGGAGTTATTTCTCAGTACATTTAAAGGTTCATATTGCTGACTGAGGAAAATTTGAGATAGGATGAGATATTTCTGAGAAGGGTTTGAAAAGGAAACCCTCAGTTAGAAACACAGGGATTACTGAGGTGATGGCAATTAATCCCAGAGTAAACCATGGCCTTGGAAGGAAGATGAGCTCAGTGGCTATGCCCCAGGAGAGTCTTCAGGAAAGAGCACCTCAGCTTCCTGTTAAGTACAAGGAGAATATTAGCAGGGAGCTAAAGGCTGTAATCCATGATATCAGCAGTCCCTTCTTGAACATTCTATAATTTTCCAGAGAGGTCTTGGCAtgagctgtgatgtcaccagtgttgtagcaacagcAGAGCATTGAGGTTTCTCAGTCAGTGTCTAGAGGATACACTGAGGTTTTGAGGTTCTAGGATACACTGATAGACATGGTTGCCCGAATCAGAAAACTTTTTCGGAGAACCAATGTGgatgagagagagacaagagagaggaggaaggaagcttgcctttcatctgagagtaatgaaggacAAAGGAGGTGGTCTTGGAGAATGTGGAGTAAGTACTGGGAAGTGGATATTGAGCTTCCTGGCAGGGTGGCCCGAGCTGGCCTTTCTAGCAAATTCCAATTCTTCACTTTCACTGAGTATTGTGGTTGTTACTTGGGGACAGAATGAGAGCATCAGGAGTCACAGTGGATCTAATCTATACCAATTTAGGGAAGGGCATCACTGCCTTCACTACCATGCTTCTAGCTTCAGCTTCTCTGACAATAGTACCAGGGAGAGATTTGTGCCCCTGCTGATAACCTCTTGTTCTCAGAACTACTCTTAATTCCTCCCCCTCAAAGTTCCCACCTTAGCTTTCCCACTGGTTGTGGATGGCAGGAATAACTGTACTGTAACCAAAGACCTATCAGAGTTGATAAACCCAGCAGAGATGCCATCCTGTGGCCACTTCTGGAGTACTTGTTGTTTCAATAGAAATAAATCAGTGTGTTCTCCCCCTGCAGGATGTTTTAAGGCCATTTCCTGGGCCTAGAGTAACAGGGTAGGAGATCTGAACATCATACAGCACTCAAGTACTTGTGAATAGTGAATTTATAGTGTGACTTGGGAAACCAGAGGACTGAGGACTCTGAGGACAAGTTGCATTCTGTGCATTTGGTAataagccaggagaagccatctctgtggtcatcataagaatgcatagggagacagaggacacacatggctgcttacatCTCCTAGTCTCTATAGAGTGATGGGAGAACTGAGATCCACTGAGCATGCATCTAAAGCCTGGAGGAAACTCTGTGTGATGTCACTGGGTTCTAGGCCTGTGGTCTACTTTGTAGGCCTCAGAGTAGACTGTCTACACTCTATGCATTCCACAAATGtaagttcacttgtgttcttttacctacaggggctggcaggcagacatcatccCCTGTAACTGTcctaagcaagaagcaggccaaggaggaagaggagaggctggcCAGAGAGCTGCAGCTCGTTACacaagagagaaatgagctgagagatcgcttgatctatgtcacagagggagccatgaacaagaggtaCGCATTGCTCCAAATGCTGTGGTGTTCATCTGGAGTCAATGCCACACTTGTCTTTTTAAGGCGGTTGATCATAGGAAGGTGTATCTTCATAATATCCCTGGGTCAAACTTCATGTCCCTAAATACTTCttagaggagaggcagaacctgAAGCTTGGTCAGGAGTAAGATGGGAAATggactcttctgcttcctccaggTCAAAAGTCGGACTTTTGGTCTGAGTGAAGAATTCAGGGATAGAGGCAATGGTCAGTAAGTTCCCAGAGTGCTTTTGGAAAGCCCTTGAAAGGAGGTGCTTTTCTGAGGTTCTAGGAGCTGAGATTTTGTGGTGAGTGTTTGTACTGGACTGGCAGGTGACTGAGTGCTGTAAACTGCTAGATGCAAATGGGAGGGCGTGGTCCCACATTGTTCTTCTCAGTGCTTGACTAGATGCCTGAggctctgcctgttcctctttctctgagtgACTTATACTCTGAGACAGTAGTGTTGCATGCATTTCTTCTGAATCTcgtgttctctctgcttctgtctctgattcactctctctctctttctgttactctgtctcttttttcccttacatgtgtatacacatatgtgtatatctgtttctgtgtgtatgcatgtgtgtgtgcacatgattgTGGTGTCTCTTGTGAATTAATTTTTTGCATGCTTATATTTCTCTCTACTCTTTTAAATTCAGGGATCTGTGACATCCAGGGTACTCTGAGACAGTAATGTTGCATACATTTCTGCTGATTCTCATTCTGTTCTCTctagttctgtctctgtctttatttctcattctttTGCTCTGTGTCCTTTTCTCCTAATGTATGTGTGCCAGTCTATGAGTCTGTTTGCTTCCAGGTGTGCATACAAGTGCTTCTGTTTTGTATCTTTATATTTACCTCCACACTTTGGAATCTTGTGGTCTGTGTATTGGACTGAGGATTTACATACAGTTTCAAGGTGATGTGAGTCCTGATGTCTGGGAGCCCCCACTTTAAATAGcactgttccttctctttatgGGAACATTTATGTAAACAGTTGCACCTCTTGGGCAGATTATAAAGCATTGGATATGTCTGGTCTCATCTCAAGAATTATGTGTaatgtctgcctctgaagtgTTAGTTATCATAGAATTATAGTCCCTGTTGTcaaaacagggaaaatataatcacaggtgTCTAGTTGGCAACGACCTGTGGCCTAGGCTATTGAGGGCACAAGGGGCTAGACTGCCCCTCCAGAGCTAATGAGTAAACACAGGGAGCCAGGGCACCCTCCATCTGGATACATAGCTTATGCTGTCCTTGGGAAAGGATAaaaagtttccaaagatgaaaaaagatcccagcatgtagaatccaggaattgaccttcctgtgctgggagtacaagacccagtctgtgttcatgtgttcttagaacagaggggaggcccctggttatggaaacaGTAGCAGTatggggcaataccagaacagggaagtgggaaggggtggatgagggagtagggggaggaaagagggcttgtGGGAGTTTTGAGGAGTGgtaatccagaaaaggggaaatcatttgaaatgtaaataaaaaatatatcgaataaaaaaaaaaaaagaaacacattttcagccaggccatggtagcacacacctgtattcccagcatttgggaggcagtggcagatggatttctgagtttgaggccagccttttctacacagtgagttgcaggacagccagggctacacagagaaaacttgtctcaaaaatacaaaaaaatatataaatataaatgaataaataaataaataaataaataaataaataaataaataaataaataaaatacttagatGTGTACTTGTCTTGGTTTCGgaaaaggtgttttaaaaaaagcacatgttcatggagttctatcttcctggggacaggccatactacacaccaaatccgttatatgaaaaattaaagttaaaggagaaggagattatgacatttctacacaCCTTAGAGAAGGAGAACATTGAGGCCAAACAGACCTTCCAGGATCTCAAGAAAGAGATTAACTTCTATCGGTAAGTACTGTTCATGGAGGTCACCAGGTGTGCAATGGccatttctgacttcctttgttccTGGACTGCAGAGTCTGCAGGTCTGACTCTATCCCTTCTGCCTTTTAGCCATCACTGTGCCTTGGGACTTCTCCTGTCAGTTTCAAAGTCTGTAAGAGACTGTTACTCATCCTAACATTGTCCAGGCATCATCAGGAGCCTCTCATTAGAAGAGTGATTCAGATCATGAGAGGGTTATGGTATAGTTCTAGGTCTCTGGGGCTCAGGGATGGTTTTACAGAGCTAAATGTGATCTAACAAATGGATACAATGCCCTCCTCTTGAATCTTCTGACTGCATTGAAGGTATCTGCCACCTACTAATTGATGTTGCTGAAATGCATTGGGCTGTCATGGATACTTTCAGATACCTTGTTCTTTGGAGAGACATGCAACCTTATTGGTGTTTGGGCTGCAGCaatcatttatttcttccctcaaGTTGCTATTTGCTGTTTGTGTACCTCTCAAGAATGTATTGAGAAGTATTGCATTAGGTATTCCTGGGAACCTAGGTCCTACTGGGGTTAATAGGACCTTGAtgtaggaatgggaggaggagcctgcaggATCTTACCATGAATATTGTGTCTCTAGCAACCTGCACAGCCGGCTCCTGATGCAGAAGAACATTATGAATAAGAGATTGGttacactgaagcaggagaacaagaaagtacatgctgattggaccatcatTCAGCAATACCTGATTGACTTGAACCTGAATGTTAAAGATGAACAGGACAAGACCAGCATCCTCCAGGGCCAACAACATCAGGTAGATACAAGCAGATCAGCATGGCTTATACTGACTGATAACATTTTCCCACTgcatccatctttgctttcacaCTGCACCATTCTAATGCACAGTCCCAAGCAGCCACCCACCTCATGGAATGTAGTTGGTCATTGCTAGGGCTATGCACATTCTGGGTTGTGAACCTCTTGAGATAAGCTGAAATATGGCAAGTATACCTTTCTACTCCTCTTTATTCTAAAGACCAGTAAGGGTGATAGATCAATATCATGCAGCATTCCTACACCTGCTCATGATACATGGGCTGCTTTGCAGACCTTTGGGTAAGATCTGGGTCCTGTGACAGAGGTCACGCAAGGGTCATGTGACTTCCCAAGTGGGAAGCAACTTGAAGTGTTAAAATTCAAACACTAATAAGAAATATGTTATTCTCCTTGTCTTTGATCTGTGTGGCATGTggcattttcctttcctcctgtaaCCCAGTGAAGTCTCTTCCAATTGCCCATTTCTTGGTGTGCCCTGATAAAAATGAGTAGCAGCTTGTCAGCCCATGTAATAAGTTAATGTTGCTGGATATTTTGCTGTGCCTTCAGTTGTAACAGCAATGGTGTCAGTTAAAAGATCAATGATAACATTCCTGTTGAGATGTTGAAAGgcagcagcctgacagctgacatttaggTTCCCAATAAGCCTCTGTCTTAATAACTGCATTCGTCTTCTAGGATGCAGAGAGTGtagcaagagctgaaatttccacagcccaggaagagggcTTCCTGCAGAATGAGTTGCCACTTCAGGAAGACCCTGCTGAGCTCCATCCTCAACAGCCACAAAATTCCTTGGATGAGTCTTCTACCACATAATTGAACTCCTCAGGTTGAATAGGCACTAACTACCTAGCCAGTGAGCCAATCAATTCAGgaatttattccctttcctgtacAAACAACACCCCTTGGGGGAGAACTGAGGTGACTGCCCTGCCACCACATGTCccagagaagaaacagactgTATGTCCCTGTTGCTGAAAGTGTACTGAGAGAACTCTGGTTCATAGAATTTACTGTTAGagttttggttgctgtttggttttttgctGTTTTGGAACTTGTTATGTTAttggatattatatattattgttattgcttttttccttatgcttttcactgtttatagtaattatctttaaaagcctgtttttgaaatgtatttctgatgaataaaaatttatttgtaactCCTCACTTTTGAGACAATATTACTTATTCAGGTTTTCTGTCCTATCCTGTAGACATAGACCTCACAACCACAGATGGATCTCGGTAAGCTCCAGGAAGCCTGgctacagactgatttcaaagccAACTAGGGTATACAAGACAATGGTCTTTTGTATGAATAATGTGGCTTCTCCCATGAATACACACTTTGGGATGTAATCACTGCCATACTCTCTCCATGCTGTCAGGTATTCTCCTACTCCTAAAATATAGAACTCTATTAGAATGGAGACTGGAGctcctatctatttaatatagcccATGAATTTTCTacctagagcaatcagacaacaaaatgaCATCAAGGGCATACAAAAGTTAAGGGGAaatgtcaaagtattgctatttacacatgatatgatagaataGTTCAGTGATTGCTAAAGATGTACAAAAGAACTATACCCGATAAACACCTACAGGGAAAGTCTCTTGATTcataatgaatttaaaaaagtcagtagttgtttttattgaaaggataaagaagctgaaaaaaattaggaaagccACAACATACAGTACCCAGAATTAATAAACTGCATCTTGGTATAAGTTTATGCAAGCAATGAAAGACCTATAAGACGAGATTTTCAAATGTATGTTCCTaatgcaagtgcaccctcattcatcaaagaatctttactaaagctcaaattacACATTGCACCTGAtacaatagttgtgggtgacttcaacaccccactctcctcaatgaactgatcaggaaagcagaaactaaacagggacacagtgaaacaaattgaagttttggaccaattggatttaacagatatatatagagagaacattttatcctaaagcaaacgaatatatatttttctcagcacctcatggtactttctccaaaatcgaccatataattggtcaaaagacatacctcaacagatataagaagattaaaaataatcccatacctcctaccagatcactatggagtaagagttgtcctcagtagcaacaaaaacaacagaaagcccacatacacagggacgctgaacaatactcaatgacaccttggtcaaggaagaaagaaagaaatcaaagactgtttagaatttaaagaaaatagaggcacaacatacccaaattatggggcacaatgaaagcaatgctaagaggaaaacccatagccctgagtgcctccaaaaagaaactggagagagcatacattagcaccttaaggacacacctgaatggcctggaacaaaaaagttaattcacccaggagcagtagaagacaggaaatcatcaaactcagggctgaaatccatcaagtagaaacaaagagaaccatacaaagaaaaatctggaaaaaatTATCAGAGAAGGAACGAGCTCCCATGGTCAGAGTTAACAAGGATTACCATAGAGAAAATGGACATCTGAGGGAAAGCAACTTACAGATACAATACattcctatcaaaatcccaacacaattaatTACAGGTCTTGATAGAGCCCTTCTTCTGTTCATATGGATAAAAAAAAgcacagtgtcttagttaggttttcctttactgtgaaaagacacaacgaccaaagcaactttgttataaaaggcaacatttaattggggctgggtgtcaggttccgaggttcagtccattagtccattatcatcattgagAATAGAGCAGAGTCCAAGATGGTATGGCACTGAAGGAGCTGTGAGAAGGAGCTGTGTCTTCTTCTGCATGCAAACAGAAGACTATCTAGTTTATAGCTACATGGAGGGTCTCAAAGACCAATCCCACTGTCACACAACTACTCCTAGGAGGCCACAACTTTCAACAGTGATATTTCCTTGGTCAAGCTTATTGAAAccacacattccactccctgctAACATAAGCTTGATCAACTGGATGAGTCTATTGTGGCCATACCTATCCATAACATAACAGAAAATATTCTTAATCCAACTCAGAGGTCCCATAGATCATAAGAGgttcaaaaatgttaaaactccaaaattcaaagtctcttcttacatacacacctataaaatcaaaagatgTAAATCACAGGCATCTAATATCACAAGGTATATATACcaccatttaaaaaatgtcatacTGAGAAAATACCAGattaaagcaagacaaaaacacaGCTTCTCAAACTGCAACTCTAAGTTTTCCTGGGTGAACATCTATGTTACAAATGaataggcacccacattcataaaataaactttactaaagctcaaatcatgcattgcatctcacacaataatagtgggagacttcaacaccacatcctcatcattggacagatcatggaaacccaaactaaataGATACAGAATGAAACTAACAGCAGTTATTGaccatattataatatatatcaaaagaatattttatcataaaccagaagaatatatcttctcagcacctcatggtacctgctcCAAATATGACCATCCTCTCGATTACAAAACAAGCTACACCTGATacgagaaaattgaaataattccatgtatcctATTAGATTaccacagtctaaggctggtcttcaatggcaacaaaaacaacagaaatcccacatacacatgtaagctGAACTATaccctattcaatgataacttggtcaaggaagaaataagaaaacatttcggaatttaatgaagatgaagacacaacatccccaaacttatgggacacaatgaatgcagtgctaagatgaacacTCAAAGCTCTGAATGCATCCATAAAGGAACTgaagagaaatctcagggttgttttgatttgcatttccctaatgactaatgaagttgagcattttttaagatgcttctctaccatccgaagttcttcaggtgagaattctttgtttaactctgcaccccatttttaatagggttgtttggttttctggagtctaacttcttgagttctttatatatattggatgtaagccctctatctgatgtaggattggtgaagatcttttcccaatttgttggttgccgatttgtccttttgatggtgtcctttgccgtacagaaactttgtaattttatgaggtcccatttgtcaatttttgatcttagagcatgcgctattggtgttctgttcagaaactttctccctgtaccgatgtcctcaagggtcttccccagtttcttttctattagcttcagagtatctggctttatgtggaggtccttgatccatttggatttgagcttagtacaaggagacaaggatggatcaattcgcattcttctgcatgctgacctccagttgaaccagcaccatttgttgaaaaggctatcttttttccattggatgttttcagcccctttgtcgaggatcaagtggccataggtgtgtgggttcatttctggatcttcaatcctgttccattgatccgcctgcctgtcgctgtaccaatactatgcagtttttaacactattgccctgtagtatttcttgaggtcagggatactgattcccccagaatttcttttgttgctgagaatagttttagctatcctgagttttttgttattccagaattAACTAATTCATtagttaattgctctttctaactctgtgaagaattgagttgggattttgatgggtattgcattgaatctatatattgcttttggcaaaatggccattttaactatattgattctgccgatccatgagcacgggaggttttcccatttttgaggtcttctcccatttccttcttcagagtcttgaagttcttttcataaaggtctttcacatgtttggtaagagtcaccccaagatactttatactgtttgtggctattgtgaagagagtcatttccctaatttctttctcagcctgcttatcctttgagtataggaaggccactgatttgcttatgttgattttataacctgccactttgctgaaattgtttatcagctgtaggagttctctggtggagttttttgggtcacttaggtagactatcatgtcatctgcaaataatgatagtttgacttcttcctttccaatttgtatcctttgacctcaggtgttggagaggatgtggagaaagaggaacactccttcactgctggtggagttgcaaactggtagaaccactctggaaatcagtctggcggttcctccgaaaaatgggcacctcacttccagaagatcctgctataccactcctgggcatatacccagaggattccccaccatgtaataaggatacatgctctacaatgttcatagcagccctatttataattgccagatgctggaaagaacccaggtatccctcaacagaagagtggattgaaaaaatatggtatatctacacaatggagtactattcagccattagaaacaatgaattcatgaaattcttaggcaaatggatggagctagagaacatcatactaagtgaggtaacccagactcaaaaggtgaatcatggtatgcactcactaataagtggataataacctagaaaactggaatacccaaaacataatccatacatcaaatgaggtacaagaagaaaggaggagtggtcccttgtgctggaaagactcagtgaagcagtattcggcaaaaccagaacggggaagtgggaaggggtgggtgggaggacagggggagagaagggggcttatgggacttgcagggagttgggggctagaaaaggggaaatcatttgaaatgtaattaaaaaatatatcgaataaaaaaaaagaattgagataaaaaaaaaagaaagaaagaaactgaagagagcatacactagaagcttgacagtacacctgaaagctctagaacaaaaagaagcaaatacatccaagaggagtgaATGGCAAAATCACACTTGAATTAGCAAAAGACTCATTATCATTGAACATCTTTTGTCCCCCACCCCATTACCTTTTGTTCCCAACTTGTttagttttggagacagggtctcaatacactgtagccctagctggcctgaaacactgagatccattgcctctgcctcacaaatgctggaatcataggcttgtgccaccatggccagcaccaagttgcatttctttttttactttttatctgtatgagtgtttacctgtatgtatgtatatatgtacattgcATATGGGACCTAGTGCACACAAAGATCAGAAGAGGCACCAGATTCCATGAAACTGGTTCTCGGAACTAAACTCATGTCCTCTACTA
It contains:
- the LOC127677806 gene encoding disks large homolog 5-like — encoded protein: MDQRWQQLKSEQETLQHGMALSQQDTLIDMVARIRKLFRRTNVDERETRERRKEACLSSESNEGQRRWSWRMWRAGRQTSSPVTVLSKKQAKEEEERLARELQLVTQERNELRDRLIYVTEGAMNKRPYYTPNPLYEKLKLKEKEIMTFLHTLEKENIEAKQTFQDLKKEINFYRNLHSRLLMQKNIMNKRLVTLKQENKKVHADWTIIQQYLIDLNLNVKDEQDKTSILQGQQHQDAESVARAEISTAQEEGFLQNELPLQEDPAELHPQQPQNSLDESSTT